A single region of the Hyalangium ruber genome encodes:
- a CDS encoding FdhF/YdeP family oxidoreductase, with protein MADARRDKQAVPEEASRSPAPLAPERVSAQPPPEARPPDIGPPQEVAGGVPAVVSSLQHIWKEMGAVRGTQLLLKVNQKDGFDCPGCAWPDPDAERSMAEFCENGAKAVAEEGTTARVTPEFFRQWSVEALSRQSDLWLGKQGRLTHPMVLREGSGHYEPLSWEEAFALVASELNALGSPDEACFYTSGRTSNEAAFLYQLFVRQFGTNNLPDCADLCHESSGTALGEVLGFGKGTVKLEDFEKAEAIFVIGQNPGTNHPRMLTSLQQAARRGCKIVSINPLPETGLNRFKHPQEAIQLLGPGTAINSLWLQVRINGDVALLKGLGKALLEEEARRPGQVVARDFIRQRTTGFEAYVESLRAVSWDEVVEQSGVSAEQLREAARILAESEGTIFCWAMGLTQHRNAVANIQEIANVALLRGSVGRPGAGLCPVRGHSNVQGDRTMGIVEKPSPAFLDALQRELGFEPPRKPGLDTVATIHAMHEGRVKVLFALGGNFLSATPDTEFTAEALRRTRLTVHVSTKLNRAHLVHGRRALILPCLGRTERDMGAGEARFVTVENSMGVVHTSRGAVEPASEHLLSEPELVSRLARAVLGERSRVDWQGLSEDYDRIRELISRVIPGFEDFNRRVREPGGFYLPNGPREGRFLTPDSKARFTVHPLPRIELAPGQLLMMTIRSHDQYNTTLYGLDDRYRGIRNGRRVVMMHPEDIRARGLTEGQVVDLTSHFQGETRVARRFVVVPYRIPKGCAATYFPETNVLVAIDDFAEKSRTPASKSVVISVAPSTEPAPVAS; from the coding sequence ATGGCGGACGCACGGAGAGACAAGCAGGCAGTGCCGGAGGAGGCCTCGCGCTCACCGGCGCCGCTCGCTCCGGAGCGGGTCAGCGCCCAGCCTCCGCCGGAGGCTCGGCCGCCTGACATCGGGCCCCCGCAGGAGGTAGCGGGTGGCGTTCCCGCGGTGGTGTCCTCGCTCCAGCACATCTGGAAAGAGATGGGCGCCGTGCGCGGCACCCAGCTGCTGCTCAAGGTCAACCAGAAGGACGGCTTCGACTGCCCCGGCTGCGCGTGGCCGGACCCGGACGCCGAGCGCTCCATGGCGGAGTTCTGCGAGAACGGCGCCAAGGCGGTGGCGGAGGAGGGGACGACGGCGCGGGTGACGCCGGAGTTCTTCCGCCAGTGGAGCGTGGAGGCGCTGTCGCGGCAGTCGGACCTGTGGCTCGGCAAGCAGGGGCGCCTGACGCACCCCATGGTGCTGCGCGAGGGTAGCGGGCACTACGAGCCCCTCTCCTGGGAGGAGGCCTTCGCGCTGGTGGCCAGCGAGCTGAACGCGCTGGGCTCGCCGGACGAGGCGTGCTTCTACACCTCCGGGCGGACCAGCAACGAGGCGGCGTTCCTCTACCAGCTCTTCGTGCGGCAGTTCGGCACCAACAACCTGCCGGACTGCGCGGATCTGTGCCACGAGTCCAGCGGCACGGCGCTCGGAGAGGTGCTGGGCTTCGGCAAGGGCACGGTGAAGCTGGAGGACTTCGAGAAGGCCGAGGCCATCTTCGTCATCGGCCAGAACCCGGGCACCAACCACCCGCGGATGCTCACCTCGCTGCAGCAGGCCGCGCGCCGGGGCTGCAAGATCGTCAGCATCAACCCGCTGCCGGAGACGGGACTCAACCGCTTCAAGCACCCGCAGGAGGCGATTCAGCTCCTTGGGCCCGGCACCGCCATCAACAGCCTGTGGCTCCAGGTGCGCATCAACGGAGACGTGGCGCTGCTGAAGGGGCTGGGCAAGGCGCTGCTGGAGGAGGAGGCGCGCCGGCCCGGACAGGTGGTGGCCCGCGACTTCATCCGGCAGCGGACCACGGGCTTCGAGGCCTACGTGGAGTCCCTGCGCGCCGTGTCCTGGGACGAGGTGGTGGAGCAGAGCGGCGTGTCGGCGGAGCAGCTCCGCGAGGCGGCGCGAATCCTCGCGGAGTCGGAGGGGACGATCTTCTGCTGGGCCATGGGGCTCACCCAGCACCGCAACGCGGTGGCCAACATCCAGGAGATCGCCAACGTGGCGCTGCTGCGCGGCAGCGTGGGCCGGCCGGGGGCGGGGCTGTGCCCGGTGCGAGGCCACAGCAACGTGCAGGGCGATCGGACCATGGGCATCGTCGAGAAGCCGAGCCCGGCGTTCCTGGACGCGCTCCAGCGCGAGCTGGGCTTCGAGCCTCCCCGCAAGCCCGGGCTGGATACCGTGGCCACGATTCACGCCATGCACGAGGGGCGGGTGAAGGTGCTCTTCGCCCTGGGCGGCAACTTCCTGTCGGCCACGCCGGACACCGAGTTCACCGCCGAGGCCCTGCGCCGCACGCGCCTCACCGTACACGTGTCCACCAAGCTCAACCGGGCGCACCTGGTCCACGGGCGGCGCGCGCTCATCCTCCCCTGTCTGGGGCGCACCGAGCGGGACATGGGGGCGGGCGAGGCGCGCTTCGTCACGGTGGAGAACTCGATGGGGGTGGTCCACACCTCGCGCGGCGCGGTGGAGCCGGCCTCCGAGCACCTGCTCAGCGAGCCGGAGCTCGTCTCGCGGCTGGCGCGCGCGGTGCTCGGCGAGCGCAGTCGGGTGGACTGGCAGGGGCTGTCCGAGGATTACGATCGGATCCGCGAGCTCATCTCCCGCGTCATTCCTGGCTTCGAGGACTTCAACCGGCGCGTGCGGGAGCCCGGCGGCTTCTATCTGCCCAACGGCCCGCGCGAGGGGCGCTTCCTCACGCCGGACAGCAAGGCGCGCTTCACCGTCCACCCGCTGCCGCGAATCGAGCTGGCTCCTGGCCAGCTGCTGATGATGACGATCCGCAGCCACGACCAGTACAACACCACGCTGTACGGCCTGGATGACCGCTACCGGGGCATCCGCAACGGGCGGCGGGTGGTGATGATGCACCCGGAGGACATCCGCGCGCGGGGGCTCACTGAGGGGCAGGTGGTGGACCTGACGAGCCACTTCCAGGGAGAGACGCGCGTGGCGCGCCGCTTCGTGGTGGTGCCCTACCGAATCCCGAAGGGGTGCGCGGCGACGTACTTCCCCGAGACGAACGTGCTGGTGGCCATCGACGACTTCGCGGAGAAGAGCCGCACGCCCGCCTCCAAGTCGGTGGTCATCAGCGTGGCGCCCTCGACTGAGCCGGCCCCCGTCGCCAGCTGA
- a CDS encoding response regulator, producing MSAAKKILLVDDSPTVLMMERLLLQVGPYELLTASNGAEAVQVALSEHPDLILLDVMMPGMDGFEACRRLRAEEATRNTPILLLTTLSGAEHVERGYESGCTDYITKPVNGGELWLKIANFLRE from the coding sequence GTGTCCGCGGCGAAGAAGATCCTACTGGTCGATGACTCACCCACGGTGCTCATGATGGAGCGGCTGCTGCTCCAGGTGGGGCCGTACGAGCTGCTCACCGCCTCCAATGGCGCGGAGGCGGTGCAGGTGGCCCTCTCCGAGCACCCGGACCTCATCCTGCTGGATGTGATGATGCCGGGGATGGATGGCTTCGAGGCGTGCCGGAGGCTGCGGGCCGAGGAGGCCACGCGCAACACGCCCATCCTCCTGCTGACCACGCTCAGCGGCGCCGAGCATGTGGAGCGCGGCTACGAGAGTGGTTGTACGGACTACATCACCAAGCCCGTCAACGGCGGCGAGCTGTGGCTGAAGATCGCCAACTTCCTCCGGGAGTAA
- a CDS encoding CheR family methyltransferase has product MSRVPESVPFPGAPEVPDRIFRGYQQLIYREAGIHLGPAKKALLVGRLSRRLRELGDISLSEYLKRAEEDAAERMKLVEAICTHETHFFREPKHFQWLERELLPRWRAQGATDSGSRSVRVWSAGCSSGEEPFTLAMVLRRHLPPEEGWRIEILATDLSTRVLERARQALWPLDKAREIPTEYLKSFMLKGVGSQEGRMKAGPELRELVRFQRLNLHADDYEVSGRFDLVFCRNVLIYFDAASKQRALERLLSYLGPAGYLFIGHAESLTGLTHRVRLVMPTVYAVRANQ; this is encoded by the coding sequence ATGTCCCGAGTTCCCGAGTCCGTGCCCTTCCCGGGCGCTCCCGAGGTGCCGGACCGGATCTTCCGCGGCTACCAGCAGCTCATCTACCGCGAGGCGGGCATCCACCTGGGGCCCGCCAAGAAGGCGTTGCTGGTGGGGCGGCTGTCTCGCCGGCTGCGGGAGCTGGGGGACATCTCCCTGAGCGAATACCTGAAGCGGGCCGAGGAGGATGCGGCCGAGCGGATGAAGCTCGTGGAGGCCATCTGCACCCACGAGACGCACTTCTTCCGCGAGCCCAAGCACTTCCAGTGGCTGGAGCGCGAGCTGCTTCCCCGCTGGCGCGCCCAGGGCGCCACGGATTCGGGCTCGCGCTCGGTGCGCGTGTGGAGCGCCGGGTGCTCGTCGGGCGAGGAGCCCTTCACCCTGGCCATGGTGCTGCGCCGCCATCTGCCGCCCGAGGAGGGCTGGAGGATCGAGATCCTCGCCACGGACCTGTCCACGCGGGTGCTGGAGCGGGCCCGGCAGGCGCTGTGGCCGCTGGACAAGGCGCGGGAGATCCCCACGGAGTACCTCAAGAGCTTCATGCTCAAGGGCGTCGGCAGCCAGGAGGGGCGGATGAAGGCCGGCCCGGAGCTGCGGGAGCTGGTGCGCTTCCAGCGCCTCAACCTGCATGCCGACGACTATGAGGTGAGCGGGCGCTTCGATCTGGTGTTCTGCCGCAACGTGCTCATCTACTTCGACGCGGCCTCCAAGCAGCGGGCGCTGGAGCGGCTGCTGAGCTACCTGGGGCCGGCGGGCTATCTCTTCATCGGCCACGCTGAGAGCCTGACGGGGCTGACCCACCGTGTCCGCCTGGTGATGCCCACGGTCTACGCGGTGCGCGCGAACCAGTAG
- a CDS encoding chemotaxis protein CheW: MSQPSTPAVVSQYLSFFVAGEEYALGILQVREIIEYDTVTRVPGAPAWIRGVTNLRGSVLPVIDLAVKFGLAPCTPQRRSCIVVVEVSLQGDKLVLGVLADAIGQVVELGPGDMEPPPAFGTPVRVDYLVGLGRAGKKFILLLDIDRVLQGQDLLAAGALKASEAPPVQAETSSKEAAR, from the coding sequence GTGAGCCAACCTTCCACCCCCGCGGTCGTCTCGCAGTACCTGAGCTTCTTCGTCGCCGGCGAGGAGTACGCGCTGGGCATCCTGCAGGTGCGGGAGATCATCGAGTACGACACGGTGACGCGCGTGCCCGGTGCGCCCGCGTGGATCCGCGGCGTCACCAACCTGCGCGGCAGCGTGCTGCCCGTCATCGACCTCGCGGTGAAGTTCGGGCTCGCGCCGTGTACCCCCCAGCGCCGCAGCTGCATCGTCGTGGTGGAGGTGTCACTCCAGGGCGACAAGCTGGTGCTGGGCGTGTTGGCGGATGCCATCGGCCAGGTGGTGGAGCTCGGCCCCGGGGACATGGAGCCGCCGCCCGCGTTCGGCACCCCCGTGCGCGTCGACTACCTCGTGGGCCTGGGCCGGGCCGGCAAGAAGTTCATCCTCCTGCTGGACATCGATCGGGTGCTCCAGGGACAGGATCTGCTCGCCGCCGGCGCGCTCAAGGCCTCCGAGGCCCCGCCCGTCCAGGCGGAGACGTCCTCCAAGGAAGCCGCGCGATGA
- a CDS encoding HAMP domain-containing methyl-accepting chemotaxis protein, whose product MIWFRNFKITTKLLVAFLSLLVLSSGLGFFALDVIEDLRRVADEAANQWGPGVQHLAKVRGSLLKLRNAELSHLVALSPEAKERLEGEAEQSRQEFERSLKGYEQSVLPVAERQLLEETKKPWEDFLGRHHQLMELSRKNGDRRSIEALQVQSSKDFEVLTGKVDALVATFVKGARQTTAEAATAHDSARRWIGTVMVGSVLLGAVLCFVVARSITAPLAAAVKVADRIAEGDLTVSIEATTGDEAGRLLAAMKRMVQRLEQTLRDVREGARALAAAAAQVSSSSQSLSQGTSEQASSMEETTASLEEMSATIQENGNHSRQMAQMALKGASEAADSGKAVTETVEAMSAIAERVTIIEEIAYQTNLLALNAAIEAARAGEHGRGFAVVATEVRKLAERAQGAAREIGTMAAQSVKVAERSGSLLGELVPSIHKTAQLVQEVVSASTEQASGVNQMNRAMIQMDQVTQRNASAAEELASTAEEMSAQAEALQVLVSVFRVAAAEEPSRRPGWSPPPAGGKLVPRVQVPSGPTSQAAAALKAIASTSPTQVPRENAPALPDEDREFKRF is encoded by the coding sequence ATGATCTGGTTCCGGAACTTCAAGATCACCACCAAGCTCCTGGTCGCGTTCCTCTCCTTGTTGGTGCTCTCCTCGGGGTTGGGGTTCTTCGCCCTCGATGTGATCGAGGACCTGCGCCGGGTGGCGGATGAGGCCGCCAACCAGTGGGGGCCCGGTGTCCAACACCTCGCGAAGGTGCGCGGCAGCCTGCTCAAGCTGCGCAACGCCGAGCTGAGTCACCTCGTGGCCTTGTCCCCCGAGGCGAAGGAGCGACTCGAGGGCGAGGCGGAGCAGTCCCGCCAGGAGTTCGAGCGATCCCTGAAGGGGTACGAGCAGAGTGTGCTGCCCGTGGCGGAGCGCCAGCTGCTCGAGGAGACCAAGAAGCCCTGGGAGGACTTCCTCGGTCGTCACCATCAGTTGATGGAACTCTCGCGGAAGAACGGGGACAGGCGGAGCATCGAGGCGCTCCAGGTCCAGTCGTCGAAGGACTTCGAGGTCCTCACGGGCAAGGTGGACGCGCTGGTGGCCACCTTCGTCAAGGGCGCGCGACAGACGACGGCCGAGGCTGCCACCGCCCACGACTCCGCCCGGCGGTGGATTGGCACCGTGATGGTGGGCAGCGTGCTGCTGGGAGCGGTCCTCTGCTTCGTCGTGGCCCGGAGCATCACCGCTCCCCTGGCGGCGGCGGTGAAGGTGGCCGACCGCATCGCCGAGGGCGACCTCACCGTGAGCATCGAGGCGACCACCGGGGATGAGGCGGGCCGACTGCTGGCGGCGATGAAGCGCATGGTGCAGCGGCTGGAGCAGACGCTGCGCGATGTGCGCGAGGGCGCTCGGGCGCTGGCCGCGGCGGCGGCGCAGGTGTCCTCCTCCTCGCAGAGCCTGTCCCAGGGCACCAGCGAGCAGGCCAGCAGCATGGAGGAGACCACCGCCAGCCTCGAGGAGATGAGCGCCACCATTCAGGAGAACGGCAACCACAGCCGGCAGATGGCGCAGATGGCCCTCAAGGGGGCCAGCGAGGCCGCCGACAGCGGCAAGGCCGTGACGGAGACGGTGGAGGCGATGAGCGCCATCGCCGAGCGCGTCACCATCATCGAGGAGATCGCCTACCAGACGAACCTGCTGGCGCTGAACGCGGCCATCGAGGCGGCGCGGGCCGGCGAGCACGGCCGGGGCTTCGCGGTGGTGGCCACCGAGGTGCGCAAGCTGGCCGAGCGCGCCCAGGGCGCGGCGCGGGAGATCGGCACCATGGCCGCCCAGAGCGTGAAGGTGGCCGAGCGCTCCGGCAGCCTGCTGGGCGAGCTGGTGCCCTCCATCCACAAGACGGCCCAGCTGGTGCAGGAGGTCGTCTCCGCCTCCACCGAGCAGGCCTCCGGCGTGAACCAGATGAACCGGGCGATGATCCAGATGGACCAGGTGACCCAGCGCAATGCCTCGGCGGCCGAGGAGCTGGCCTCCACGGCCGAGGAGATGTCGGCCCAGGCCGAGGCGCTCCAGGTGCTCGTGTCCGTCTTCCGGGTAGCGGCAGCCGAGGAGCCGTCGCGTCGCCCGGGTTGGAGCCCTCCGCCCGCTGGCGGTAAACTGGTGCCTCGCGTTCAGGTCCCTTCCGGCCCGACCAGTCAGGCCGCTGCTGCCCTGAAGGCCATTGCCAGCACCAGCCCCACCCAGGTACCTCGGGAGAACGCCCCTGCGCTGCCCGATGAGGACCGTGAATTCAAGCGTTTCTGA
- a CDS encoding chemotaxis protein CheA — protein sequence MRPDLEMVRAVFRAEATELLAGMEQTFLSIETSAGSEVFERLFRSIHTLKGNALLMGFPAASELAHTVEDLIEKLSARAVPRTAALATLLLQAVDALRLLIGIPNVNERAGVDPGEIQRRLVAAARAGGPPEAASPASSAPAVEGEAPAAERLTEAVPAPARERTLRVGLDRLDRMLDLTGEIAIARGRLTTMLEQPGRYSPQELLAAHRESDRLYQDLQELVMKARLVPIGSAFQPFARTLRDLSTATGKLVRLELSGEEVEVDTAVVELIRDPLTHLVRNAVDHGIEPPQVRKARGKNPMGTLRLHARHEAGGILVEVSDDGAGLDPGRIRDRARAMGLLGPTEERPDDELYQFIFTPGFSTAERLTELSGRGIGLDVVRSNIEALRGAISIDTQAGRGTTLTLRLPLTLSIIEGFLVGVGEETYVLPLESVIECVDLPPTERQPGRSGVLNLRGQPLPFLRLRDHFAMEGPPAERESVVIVGYGQGHQAGFAVDALLGQTQTVIKPLGRLFQHLPGVSGSAILGNGRVALVLDVSTLLRKLLVAPGPTAAA from the coding sequence ATGCGTCCGGATCTGGAGATGGTCCGCGCGGTGTTCCGCGCCGAGGCCACCGAGCTGCTCGCGGGCATGGAGCAGACCTTCCTCTCCATCGAGACGTCCGCCGGGAGCGAGGTGTTCGAGCGGCTCTTCCGGTCCATCCACACGCTCAAGGGCAATGCCCTGTTGATGGGCTTTCCGGCAGCCTCCGAGCTGGCGCACACGGTCGAGGATCTGATCGAGAAGCTCTCGGCGCGGGCCGTGCCCAGGACGGCGGCCCTGGCGACCCTGCTGCTGCAGGCGGTGGATGCGCTCCGGCTGCTGATCGGCATCCCCAACGTGAACGAGCGGGCGGGCGTCGATCCGGGGGAGATCCAGCGTCGGCTGGTGGCCGCGGCGCGCGCAGGAGGTCCCCCCGAGGCGGCGTCGCCCGCGAGCTCCGCACCTGCCGTCGAGGGCGAGGCTCCCGCCGCCGAGCGGCTCACCGAGGCCGTGCCAGCCCCAGCACGGGAGCGGACGCTGCGGGTGGGGCTGGACCGGCTGGATCGGATGTTGGACCTCACGGGGGAGATCGCCATCGCCCGTGGGCGGCTGACGACGATGCTGGAGCAGCCCGGGCGCTACTCGCCCCAGGAGCTGCTGGCGGCCCACCGTGAGTCGGACCGGCTGTACCAGGACTTGCAGGAGCTGGTGATGAAGGCGCGCCTAGTGCCGATCGGCAGCGCCTTCCAGCCCTTCGCGCGGACGCTGCGCGACCTGAGCACGGCCACGGGCAAGTTGGTGCGGTTGGAGTTGAGCGGGGAAGAGGTGGAGGTGGACACCGCCGTGGTGGAGTTGATCCGCGATCCGCTCACGCACCTGGTGCGCAACGCGGTGGACCATGGCATCGAGCCGCCCCAGGTCCGCAAGGCGCGGGGCAAGAACCCCATGGGCACCTTGCGGCTCCATGCCCGCCATGAGGCGGGCGGAATCCTCGTCGAGGTCTCCGATGATGGGGCGGGGCTGGACCCGGGGCGCATCCGGGACCGGGCCCGCGCCATGGGGCTGCTCGGGCCCACCGAGGAGCGTCCGGACGATGAGCTCTACCAGTTCATCTTCACCCCGGGCTTCTCCACCGCCGAGCGCCTTACCGAGCTGTCCGGCCGGGGCATCGGCCTGGACGTGGTGCGCAGCAACATCGAGGCGCTGCGAGGCGCCATCTCCATCGACACCCAGGCGGGCCGGGGGACCACGCTGACGCTGCGCCTGCCGCTCACGCTCTCCATCATCGAGGGCTTCCTGGTGGGGGTGGGGGAGGAGACGTACGTGCTGCCCCTGGAGAGCGTCATCGAGTGCGTGGACCTGCCCCCCACGGAGCGGCAGCCGGGCCGCTCTGGAGTCCTCAACCTCCGAGGCCAGCCGCTGCCCTTCCTGCGCCTGCGCGACCACTTCGCCATGGAGGGTCCGCCCGCCGAGCGCGAGAGCGTGGTCATCGTCGGCTATGGCCAGGGCCACCAGGCCGGCTTCGCCGTGGACGCGCTGCTCGGCCAGACGCAGACGGTCATCAAGCCCCTGGGCCGGCTCTTCCAGCACCTTCCCGGCGTCTCGGGCTCCGCCATCCTCGGCAATGGTCGTGTCGCCCTCGTCCTCGACGTCTCCACGCTCCTGCGCAAGCTCCTGGTGGCTCCAGGGCCCACCGCCGCCGCCTGA
- a CDS encoding GAF domain-containing protein, with protein sequence MSNDAPGHPPLRPRAAAALQRLKSCQRPAEALEAVGEIVSQLIGCEEFVVLARDSSGTGFAHAASLGLPEARVHALMSAPDLLGQVAREGGVYIAGRTRGVSSSAQEAELSACIPLSSGGQVGGVLALFRLLPQKRGFDEEDFEILELLATHGGVALPAVGKVALPAGVPPPSVASAASDVRGVFLHPGEIFVSRNPSEVTTILGSCVAVCLWDPHLHIGGLNHFLLPSAPGASGAAGRFGDTAIPALVSELERLGSQRQHLRAKVFGGAAVGGIAPGGKAGLGQRNAELARQLLGELGISLVAEDLGGTTGRKLRFRTDDGSALVKKLGGG encoded by the coding sequence ATGTCGAATGACGCACCCGGACATCCCCCCCTCCGCCCACGGGCGGCCGCCGCCCTTCAGCGACTGAAGAGCTGTCAACGCCCGGCCGAGGCACTGGAGGCCGTGGGAGAGATCGTCTCCCAGCTCATCGGGTGCGAGGAGTTCGTGGTGCTGGCGCGGGACTCCAGCGGGACGGGCTTCGCGCACGCCGCGAGCCTGGGCCTGCCCGAGGCGCGGGTCCACGCTCTCATGTCCGCCCCGGACCTGCTCGGCCAGGTGGCCCGCGAGGGTGGGGTGTACATCGCCGGCCGCACCCGCGGTGTCAGCTCGAGCGCTCAGGAGGCGGAGCTCTCCGCGTGCATCCCCCTGTCGAGTGGTGGGCAGGTGGGAGGGGTGCTCGCGCTCTTCCGGCTGCTGCCCCAGAAGCGCGGCTTTGATGAGGAGGACTTCGAGATCCTGGAGCTGCTCGCCACGCACGGCGGCGTGGCGCTTCCGGCGGTGGGCAAGGTCGCCCTGCCCGCCGGGGTTCCGCCGCCTTCCGTGGCCTCCGCTGCCTCTGATGTCCGCGGGGTGTTCCTCCATCCGGGGGAGATCTTCGTCTCCCGCAATCCCTCCGAGGTGACCACCATCCTGGGCTCGTGCGTCGCGGTCTGCTTGTGGGATCCGCACCTGCACATCGGCGGGCTGAACCACTTCCTGCTGCCGAGCGCCCCCGGGGCCTCGGGCGCCGCCGGTCGCTTCGGCGATACCGCCATCCCCGCGCTCGTGTCGGAGCTGGAGCGGCTGGGCAGCCAGCGCCAGCACCTGCGGGCCAAGGTGTTCGGCGGCGCGGCCGTGGGCGGCATCGCTCCCGGCGGGAAGGCGGGCCTGGGCCAGCGCAACGCGGAGCTGGCCCGGCAGCTGCTCGGCGAGCTGGGCATCTCCCTCGTCGCCGAGGATCTGGGGGGCACCACGGGCCGCAAGCTGCGCTTTCGCACGGATGACGGGTCGGCGCTGGTCAAGAAGTTGGGGGGTGGGTGA
- a CDS encoding response regulator, translated as MSAQKKILLVDDSPTVLLMERLLLQDGPYALLSATSGQEAVDTALAERPDLILMDVVMPGMDGFEVCRRLRAEAPTSTTPIILVTTRGGSEHVERGYESGCNDYVTKPFDGNELRAKIESFLGP; from the coding sequence ATGTCAGCCCAGAAGAAGATCCTATTGGTCGATGATTCACCCACGGTCCTCTTGATGGAACGGCTGCTGCTCCAGGATGGGCCGTACGCCCTGCTCAGCGCCACCAGTGGTCAGGAGGCCGTGGACACCGCGCTCGCCGAGCGCCCGGACCTCATCCTGATGGACGTGGTGATGCCGGGCATGGATGGCTTCGAGGTGTGCCGGCGCCTGCGGGCCGAGGCGCCCACGAGCACCACCCCCATCATCCTGGTCACCACGCGCGGCGGCTCCGAGCACGTGGAGCGCGGCTACGAGAGCGGCTGCAACGACTACGTCACCAAGCCCTTCGACGGCAATGAGCTGAGGGCGAAGATCGAGAGCTTCCTGGGACCGTGA
- the hutU gene encoding urocanate hydratase — MSRVIRAPRGNTLTCKGWVQEAALRMLMNNLDPDVAERPEDLVVYGGTGKAARDWPSFERIVASLQSLTDEETLLVQSGKPVGILRTHPDAPRVLLANSNLVGRWSTWEHFHELEKKGLMMYGQMTAGSWIYIGTQGILQGTFETFAQAGRMHFGSADLSGRLVLSGGLGGMGGAQPLAATMNNAVFLGVEIDPTRARRRVETRYLDVVAGSLDEALALVKEAQQKRVGRSIAVIGNAATVFRELYRRGVKPDLVTDQTSAHDPLNGYIPADLSLEAAAELRQRNPEEYVRRARETMAVHVQAMLDFQAAGSHVFDYGNNLRGQAQLGGKENAFEFPGFVPAYIRPMFCEGLGPFRWVALSGDAEDIRRTDRAVLELFPEKESLRRWIEMAQQRVAFQGLPARICWLGYGERAKAGLAFNELVRKGEVKAPIVIGRDHLDCGSVASPNRETEAMKDGSDAVADWPILNALVNAVNGASWVSFHHGGGVGMGYSLHAGQVIVADGTPEAARRIERVLTSDPGMGVLRHVDAGYSEAIDVAHQRGVKIPGVTV, encoded by the coding sequence ATGTCCCGAGTCATCCGCGCCCCCCGAGGCAACACCCTCACCTGCAAGGGGTGGGTCCAGGAAGCCGCGCTCCGGATGCTGATGAACAACCTGGATCCCGACGTGGCCGAGCGCCCCGAGGATCTCGTCGTCTACGGCGGCACCGGCAAGGCCGCGCGCGACTGGCCCTCGTTCGAGCGCATCGTCGCCAGCCTCCAGTCGCTCACCGACGAGGAGACGCTGCTGGTGCAGTCGGGCAAGCCGGTGGGCATCCTGCGCACCCACCCGGACGCCCCGCGCGTGCTGCTGGCCAACTCCAACCTCGTGGGCCGCTGGTCCACGTGGGAGCACTTCCACGAGCTCGAGAAGAAGGGGCTGATGATGTACGGCCAGATGACGGCCGGCTCGTGGATCTACATCGGCACACAGGGCATCCTCCAGGGCACCTTCGAGACGTTCGCGCAGGCGGGGCGCATGCACTTCGGCTCGGCGGACCTGTCCGGGCGGCTGGTGCTCTCCGGAGGCCTGGGCGGCATGGGCGGGGCGCAGCCGCTGGCCGCCACCATGAACAACGCCGTGTTCCTGGGGGTGGAGATCGACCCGACGCGCGCGCGCCGCCGCGTGGAGACGCGCTACCTGGACGTCGTGGCGGGCAGCCTGGACGAGGCGCTGGCGCTGGTGAAGGAGGCGCAGCAGAAGCGCGTGGGCCGCTCCATCGCCGTCATCGGCAACGCGGCCACGGTGTTCCGCGAGCTGTACCGGCGCGGCGTCAAGCCGGACCTGGTGACGGACCAGACGAGCGCGCACGATCCGCTCAACGGCTACATCCCCGCGGACCTGTCGCTGGAGGCGGCCGCCGAGCTGCGCCAGCGCAACCCCGAGGAGTACGTGCGCCGGGCGCGGGAGACGATGGCCGTCCACGTGCAGGCGATGCTGGACTTCCAGGCGGCCGGCAGCCACGTGTTCGACTACGGCAACAACCTGCGCGGGCAGGCGCAGCTGGGCGGCAAGGAGAACGCCTTCGAGTTCCCGGGCTTCGTGCCAGCGTACATCCGCCCCATGTTCTGCGAGGGCCTGGGGCCCTTCCGCTGGGTGGCGCTGTCGGGAGACGCCGAGGACATCCGCCGCACGGACCGGGCGGTGCTGGAGCTGTTCCCGGAGAAGGAGTCGCTGCGGCGGTGGATCGAGATGGCGCAGCAGCGCGTGGCCTTCCAGGGCCTGCCGGCGCGCATCTGCTGGCTGGGCTACGGCGAGCGCGCCAAGGCAGGGCTGGCCTTCAACGAGCTGGTGCGCAAGGGCGAGGTGAAGGCGCCCATCGTCATCGGACGAGACCACCTGGACTGCGGCTCGGTGGCCTCGCCCAACCGCGAGACGGAGGCCATGAAGGACGGCTCGGACGCGGTGGCGGACTGGCCCATCCTCAACGCGCTGGTGAACGCGGTGAACGGGGCCTCGTGGGTCTCGTTCCACCACGGCGGCGGCGTGGGCATGGGCTACTCGCTGCACGCCGGGCAGGTCATCGTGGCGGACGGCACGCCCGAGGCGGCGCGGCGCATCGAGCGCGTGCTCACCTCGGATCCGGGCATGGGGGTGCTGCGGCACGTGGACGCGGGCTACTCGGAGGCCATCGACGTGGCCCACCAGCGCGGGGTGAAGATCCCCGGCGTCACCGTGTGA